Proteins found in one Abyssibius alkaniclasticus genomic segment:
- a CDS encoding shikimate dehydrogenase: MNDTPEIQPPQLAGVIGHPIGHSKSPRLHGYWLRNYKIRGYYIPMSVRPADLADAFKTLPKLGFRGLNVTLPHKIAALQLADTSTDRAALIGAANTIFIKPDGSIRADNTDGYGFIQNLHQNAPGWQPKDGPAVVIGAGGAARAVVAALLGEGVPKILLSNRTRQRSEILAEDFGARVEVIDWNRSADAMEGAATIVNATALGMDGQPDLPFALDAAPRNALVTDLVYTPIETPFLAAARARGLQVVDGLGMLLHQGVPGFENWFGQRPEVDDALRAHMLE, from the coding sequence TCGGGCATAGCAAATCGCCGCGTCTGCACGGCTATTGGCTGCGAAACTACAAGATACGCGGCTATTACATTCCGATGTCGGTGCGCCCGGCCGATCTGGCTGATGCCTTCAAAACCCTTCCGAAACTGGGGTTTCGCGGGTTGAATGTAACGCTTCCGCACAAGATTGCCGCGCTGCAACTGGCCGATACATCGACCGACCGCGCCGCACTTATTGGTGCGGCCAATACGATTTTCATCAAACCCGATGGCTCGATCCGTGCCGATAATACCGATGGTTATGGTTTTATTCAGAACCTGCACCAGAACGCGCCCGGCTGGCAGCCAAAAGACGGCCCTGCCGTGGTCATCGGTGCCGGCGGGGCGGCGCGCGCGGTGGTGGCGGCCCTGCTGGGCGAAGGGGTGCCGAAAATACTGCTTTCGAACCGCACACGGCAAAGGTCCGAAATTCTGGCCGAAGATTTTGGTGCGCGTGTCGAGGTGATCGACTGGAACCGTTCGGCCGATGCGATGGAAGGCGCGGCAACCATTGTAAACGCCACGGCCCTGGGGATGGATGGCCAGCCCGATCTGCCTTTCGCGCTGGATGCCGCCCCGCGCAACGCCCTGGTGACTGATCTGGTCTATACCCCGATCGAAACCCCGTTTCTGGCGGCGGCGCGCGCGCGCGGGCTGCAAGTGGTCGATGGCCTGGGGATGCTGCTGCATCAGGGCGTGCCGGGTTTTGAAAACTGGTTCGGCCAGCGCCCCGAAGTGGATGATGCGCTGCGCGCGCATATGCTGGAATGA
- the coaE gene encoding dephospho-CoA kinase (Dephospho-CoA kinase (CoaE) performs the final step in coenzyme A biosynthesis.), with product MSQRPYRLGLTGSIGMGKSTTAALFAAAGVPVWDADAAVDALYAKDGAGVAALAELVPGAVGDNGVDRAALRSEIQKDPPLLAQIEAAIHPLVATHRAAFLERHARAPLVLFDIPLLFETNAQTWLDGVLVVSTTPEIQRARVLARKGMSDDFLNNILARQMPDAEKRARADWVFDTGNGVTPVRKAVLALIARLQEAAPHA from the coding sequence ATGAGCCAGCGCCCTTATCGGCTGGGGCTCACCGGGTCAATCGGCATGGGCAAGTCGACCACGGCGGCGCTGTTTGCCGCGGCGGGCGTGCCGGTTTGGGATGCCGATGCAGCGGTTGACGCGCTTTATGCAAAAGACGGTGCCGGCGTTGCGGCACTTGCGGAACTCGTGCCCGGCGCTGTTGGTGACAATGGCGTTGATCGTGCGGCTTTGCGCAGCGAAATCCAGAAAGACCCGCCGCTTTTGGCGCAGATCGAAGCCGCGATTCACCCGCTTGTCGCCACGCACCGCGCGGCTTTCCTTGAACGCCATGCCCGCGCCCCGCTGGTGCTGTTCGATATTCCGCTTTTGTTCGAAACCAATGCCCAAACCTGGCTCGATGGTGTGCTTGTTGTGTCCACCACGCCCGAAATCCAGCGCGCCCGCGTTCTTGCGCGCAAGGGGATGAGCGATGATTTTCTGAACAACATCCTTGCCCGCCAAATGCCCGATGCCGAAAAACGCGCCCGCGCCGACTGGGTGTTCGACACAGGAAACGGAGTCACACCCGTGCGCAAAGCCGTGCTTGCGCTTATCGCCCGGTTGCAGGAAGCTGCGCCCCATGCGTGA
- the dnaQ gene encoding DNA polymerase III subunit epsilon, translating into MREIVLDTETTGLDPDKGDRLVEIGCVELFNHMPTGNTYHQYINPQRDMPEGAFNVHGLSEEFLSDKPVFAAIAPAFLEFIGEAKLVIHNASFDMKFLNAELRWAELAPIPMSQALDTLEIARRKYPGAQNSLDALCRRFNIDNSSRVLHGALLDSEILAEVYLELIGGRQPDFGLSLVANNSGTNSTAQGTATPGQRPKPLPARITEAERTAHAAFIAELGDDALWNKS; encoded by the coding sequence ATGCGTGAAATTGTTCTTGATACCGAAACCACGGGGCTAGACCCTGACAAGGGCGACCGGCTCGTTGAAATTGGCTGTGTCGAGCTGTTCAACCATATGCCGACCGGCAATACCTATCATCAATATATCAACCCGCAGCGTGATATGCCCGAAGGCGCGTTCAATGTGCATGGGCTTTCGGAAGAATTCCTGTCTGACAAGCCGGTTTTCGCCGCCATTGCGCCCGCGTTTCTGGAATTTATCGGCGAGGCCAAGCTGGTCATCCACAATGCCAGCTTTGACATGAAATTCCTGAATGCCGAGCTGCGCTGGGCCGAGCTTGCACCCATTCCGATGAGCCAGGCGCTTGATACGCTTGAAATCGCGCGGCGCAAATATCCGGGCGCGCAAAACTCGCTCGACGCGCTTTGCCGGCGTTTCAATATCGACAATTCATCGCGCGTTCTGCACGGCGCATTGCTCGATTCCGAGATTTTGGCCGAGGTCTATCTGGAACTGATTGGCGGCCGGCAGCCGGATTTTGGCCTGTCACTCGTGGCCAACAATTCCGGCACGAACAGCACGGCACAAGGCACCGCCACACCTGGCCAACGGCCAAAACCCCTGCCGGCGCGCATTACCGAGGCCGAGCGCACCGCCCATGCGGCCTTTATTGCCGAGCTGGGCGATGACGCGCTTTGGAACAAGTCTTAG
- the secB gene encoding protein-export chaperone SecB yields the protein MADDQNAAPTQPSQPQPTQPQPPRLNVLAQYIRDLSFENITAQKGNAQQGKPEYKVQVGLDAKKIADKRFEVAIKLKVDAAVAETPIFILELDYAGQFMVDNVPEAQMHPFLMIECPRMIFPYLRRIVGDITQDGGFLPLNLDSMDFLNIYRQEVQRRAQAEAANATIS from the coding sequence ATGGCCGATGACCAAAACGCCGCCCCGACACAACCCAGCCAGCCCCAGCCCACCCAACCCCAGCCCCCCAGGCTGAATGTTCTGGCGCAATATATCCGCGATCTGAGCTTTGAGAATATCACCGCCCAGAAAGGCAACGCCCAGCAGGGCAAGCCGGAATACAAGGTGCAGGTCGGGCTCGACGCCAAGAAGATTGCCGACAAGCGGTTTGAAGTGGCCATCAAGCTGAAGGTCGACGCCGCGGTTGCCGAAACGCCGATCTTCATTCTTGAGCTGGATTATGCCGGGCAGTTCATGGTCGACAATGTGCCCGAAGCACAGATGCACCCGTTTTTGATGATCGAATGCCCGCGCATGATTTTCCCCTATCTGCGCCGCATTGTCGGTGACATCACGCAAGATGGGGGCTTTTTGCCGCTGAACCTCGATTCAATGGATTTCCTGAATATCTACCGCCAGGAAGTGCAGCGCCGCGCGCAGGCCGAAGCCGCAAACGCGACGATCAGCTAA
- a CDS encoding FxsA family protein codes for MLLFVLLVAIPIIEIALFIQVGGAIGLWPTLAIVVATAFIGTFLIRAQGAAAMERLRTALSRGQDPSGALADGAAILLAGALLLTPGFFTDALGLALLFPPTRFLIFRAIRSQVKVAGFAQTQRGPDVVEGEFVEIDPDAPQPQPRKPNDD; via the coding sequence ATGCTGTTATTTGTCCTGTTGGTTGCAATCCCGATCATCGAAATCGCGCTGTTCATTCAGGTGGGTGGGGCGATCGGGCTTTGGCCAACGCTGGCGATTGTCGTGGCCACGGCCTTCATCGGCACATTCCTGATCCGCGCGCAGGGAGCCGCTGCAATGGAACGGCTGCGCACAGCCCTGTCGCGCGGGCAAGACCCAAGCGGCGCTTTGGCCGACGGTGCCGCCATACTTCTGGCCGGTGCTTTGCTGCTGACGCCAGGGTTTTTCACCGATGCGCTGGGGCTTGCCTTGCTGTTTCCGCCCACACGGTTCCTTATTTTTCGCGCCATCCGTTCGCAGGTGAAGGTGGCGGGTTTTGCGCAAACCCAGCGCGGCCCCGATGTGGTTGAGGGTGAATTCGTGGAAATCGACCCCGATGCGCCCCAGCCCCAGCCCCGCAAACCCAATGATGATTGA
- a CDS encoding Tim44/TimA family putative adaptor protein, translating to MSAQMIELVILAAVLLFLVLRIKNVLGTRDGFEPDDEARPAAADPRRRFEVIDGTPDHDITDFAAADSETGKALTAMKRVEPGFSVDEFIRGARAAHEMVLMAYESGDLSSVTGFLAPDVLAAFEAGIDARADQGLTVEANFIGIREARLSSASYNQSSGHAELSLHFIAEMTSIVRDQDGNVVEGDDTTVRREVSDWTFARIMGSDDPNWQLVATGE from the coding sequence ATGTCTGCTCAGATGATAGAACTGGTCATATTGGCCGCTGTTTTGTTGTTTTTGGTGTTACGCATCAAAAACGTATTGGGCACCCGTGACGGGTTTGAACCCGATGACGAGGCGCGCCCGGCGGCAGCGGACCCGCGGCGCCGGTTTGAGGTAATCGACGGTACGCCCGACCATGATATCACCGATTTTGCCGCGGCCGATAGCGAAACCGGCAAGGCGCTGACCGCCATGAAGCGGGTCGAGCCGGGCTTTTCGGTGGACGAGTTCATTCGCGGGGCACGCGCCGCGCATGAAATGGTGCTGATGGCCTATGAATCCGGCGATTTGAGCAGCGTCACCGGCTTTCTGGCCCCCGATGTGCTGGCGGCCTTTGAAGCCGGTATTGATGCGCGCGCCGATCAGGGCCTGACGGTCGAGGCAAATTTCATTGGCATTCGCGAAGCCAGGCTGTCGAGCGCCAGCTACAACCAATCCTCCGGCCATGCCGAGCTAAGCCTGCATTTCATTGCCGAGATGACCTCGATCGTGCGCGATCAGGATGGCAATGTGGTCGAGGGCGACGATACCACCGTGCGGCGCGAGGTCTCGGACTGGACATTTGCGCGCATCATGGGCAGCGATGACCCGAACTGGCAACTGGTCGCAACCGGGGAATGA
- a CDS encoding murein transglycosylase A: MTAGRWFRRLALLAGLGLAVPHGGAAQSLQLLTFDQLENWQNDDHLAALRMFRAGCGRIRGNRYSQAEDWSLPCAAASGVLDAPYPARLFFESWFQPALISDGSPPQFTAYFEPELPGSRQRTERFRYPLYRPPPEVAGGRRWASRAEIETQGLLRGRGLELVWLDDPVDAFYVHVQGSARIRLPDGSLIRIAFAGRNGYPFQSAARELIRIGVLSPNNATPDGLKQWVRANPGRGEAALLHNPSYIFFREIQLDPSLGPIGAFQVPLTAMRSIAVDPRYIPLGAPVWLEMNAGGESLRSLMLAQDTGSDVRGAQRADIYFGEGAEIGLRAGVIRYGGRAITLLPRAAAARLQ; this comes from the coding sequence ATGACGGCAGGGCGCTGGTTCCGGCGCCTTGCGCTTCTGGCCGGCCTTGGGCTGGCGGTGCCGCATGGCGGTGCCGCACAATCGTTGCAATTGCTGACATTTGACCAGCTCGAAAACTGGCAAAACGACGATCATCTTGCAGCATTGCGCATGTTTCGCGCCGGTTGCGGGCGCATTCGCGGCAACCGTTACAGCCAGGCAGAAGACTGGAGCCTGCCCTGCGCTGCGGCCTCGGGTGTGCTGGATGCGCCCTATCCGGCGCGGCTGTTCTTTGAAAGCTGGTTCCAGCCGGCGCTGATTTCCGATGGCAGCCCGCCGCAGTTTACCGCCTATTTCGAGCCGGAACTGCCCGGCTCGCGCCAGCGCACCGAACGCTTCCGTTATCCGCTTTACCGCCCGCCGCCCGAAGTTGCTGGCGGGCGGCGCTGGGCCAGCCGCGCCGAGATTGAAACCCAGGGCCTGTTGCGCGGGCGCGGGCTGGAGCTTGTCTGGCTCGATGATCCGGTCGATGCGTTCTATGTGCATGTGCAGGGTTCGGCGCGCATCCGCCTGCCCGACGGGTCGCTCATCCGTATCGCTTTTGCCGGGCGCAATGGCTATCCGTTCCAATCGGCGGCGCGCGAACTTATCCGCATTGGCGTGCTGAGCCCGAACAATGCCACGCCAGACGGGCTCAAACAGTGGGTGCGGGCCAATCCGGGCCGGGGCGAGGCGGCGTTGCTGCACAATCCGTCCTACATTTTCTTTCGCGAAATCCAGCTCGATCCGTCGCTTGGCCCGATCGGGGCGTTTCAGGTGCCGCTGACGGCCATGCGCTCTATCGCGGTTGATCCGCGCTATATTCCGCTTGGCGCGCCAGTCTGGCTGGAAATGAATGCCGGTGGTGAAAGCCTGCGCAGCCTGATGCTGGCGCAAGATACCGGAAGCGATGTGCGTGGCGCGCAACGGGCCGACATATACTTTGGCGAAGGCGCCGAGATCGGCTTGCGCGCCGGGGTCATCCGCTATGGCGGGCGGGCCATTACCCTGTTGCCGCGGGCGGCCGCGGCGCGGTTGCAATGA
- a CDS encoding Smr/MutS family protein: MSRRRKRVLTAEERALWDEVRKSLRKPAASPAAMVPDLATPIPPVVHPRPVDVQKLARFRTGASRAATTHIDTAPDPAQAPGVSQLDRRTMAKLRTGRERPQARLDLHGMFLDEAHDALNGFIRRSHAEGKKMVLVITGKGRQVDHAFHHTPHRRGVLRHALPQWLAAPALAPMILRIVPAQPRDGGAGAWYIWLRRSAK; encoded by the coding sequence ATGAGCCGGCGGCGCAAGCGCGTCTTGACGGCGGAAGAGCGCGCGTTGTGGGATGAGGTGCGCAAATCGCTGCGCAAGCCCGCAGCCTCGCCCGCCGCAATGGTGCCGGACCTGGCCACGCCCATCCCCCCCGTGGTGCATCCGCGCCCGGTGGATGTGCAAAAACTTGCCCGATTTCGCACAGGTGCAAGCCGTGCGGCGACCACGCATATCGATACGGCACCCGACCCCGCCCAGGCGCCCGGCGTCAGCCAGCTTGACCGTCGCACAATGGCGAAACTGCGCACGGGGCGCGAACGCCCGCAGGCGCGGCTGGATCTGCATGGCATGTTTCTGGACGAGGCGCATGACGCGCTGAACGGGTTTATCCGCCGCAGCCATGCCGAGGGCAAGAAGATGGTTCTGGTGATCACAGGCAAAGGCCGGCAGGTTGATCATGCGTTTCACCACACGCCACACCGCCGCGGGGTGTTGCGCCATGCTTTGCCGCAATGGCTGGCGGCACCCGCCCTGGCACCCATGATCTTGCGTATCGTGCCGGCACAGCCGCGCGATGGCGGCGCGGGGGCCTGGTATATCTGGCTGCGCCGTTCGGCCAAATGA
- a CDS encoding DUF2125 domain-containing protein yields the protein MKKVILASSTALGLIWAAPALSQAQLPALLEGVEAMAGQNDTRIAYDNKKVGDDYSVEYSGLRIEEDAENGTVIEIDWLRIEPSASVPGQVTISVSPRVNVTINENDIPPYTIEVLSDGVTATLDNIIPGAGGDAAATWNYVLNIPSLQLTGSGENPIFNELSFAITGLTTMSSFTPASMTVASEGGWDAFVFAFDVNTYDGQRVAESGNMVDFAYDLAFDAVDERQMPDYMKGERNASFNFTAGSQSIEMAISGPDVTVDMTAQSVETELSATMTDGIFAFNSRNGVANYQFNELVIEGTPVPPFMIALTSADMGLRLPLINSGDVEEASLKLSLENLTMPESLLAMIDPGQSIPRTPLNLNIDVLANVISRINWDDPDSSFDSGNPMDVAEVQDITIRQILLAAGGAEVSATGDATVDNSMGFPFPTGMVTITAKGVQTLVNALVQIGLVPQQQAGMAMGMIMGFARAEGADHYVSDIEFSPNGITANGNALPF from the coding sequence ATGAAAAAAGTGATATTGGCGTCATCAACCGCGCTTGGTCTGATCTGGGCGGCACCCGCGCTGTCGCAAGCCCAGCTTCCGGCACTGCTGGAAGGCGTCGAGGCAATGGCTGGCCAGAATGATACCCGCATTGCCTATGACAACAAGAAGGTCGGCGACGATTATTCGGTCGAATATTCCGGCCTGCGCATCGAAGAAGATGCCGAAAACGGCACTGTCATCGAAATTGACTGGCTGCGCATTGAACCCAGCGCATCGGTGCCCGGACAGGTGACGATCTCGGTTTCGCCGCGCGTCAATGTGACCATAAATGAAAACGACATACCGCCTTACACGATCGAAGTGCTGAGCGATGGTGTGACCGCCACGCTCGACAATATCATCCCCGGCGCTGGTGGCGATGCCGCCGCGACATGGAACTATGTGCTGAACATTCCAAGCCTGCAACTGACCGGCTCGGGTGAGAACCCGATCTTCAACGAGCTGAGCTTCGCCATTACCGGGCTGACCACCATGTCGAGCTTCACGCCCGCCAGCATGACCGTGGCATCGGAAGGCGGCTGGGATGCGTTCGTTTTTGCTTTCGATGTCAACACCTATGACGGTCAGCGCGTGGCGGAATCGGGCAATATGGTCGATTTCGCCTATGATCTTGCCTTTGACGCGGTCGATGAGCGTCAGATGCCCGACTATATGAAGGGTGAGCGCAACGCGTCTTTCAACTTCACCGCGGGCAGCCAGTCCATCGAGATGGCCATTTCCGGCCCCGACGTTACGGTTGATATGACAGCGCAATCGGTTGAAACCGAACTGTCCGCGACGATGACAGACGGAATCTTCGCCTTCAATTCGCGCAATGGTGTTGCAAACTACCAGTTCAACGAGCTGGTGATCGAAGGCACGCCCGTGCCGCCCTTCATGATCGCGCTGACCTCTGCCGATATGGGCCTGCGCCTGCCGCTGATCAATTCGGGCGATGTCGAGGAAGCCAGCTTGAAACTGTCGCTGGAGAACCTGACCATGCCGGAATCGCTTTTGGCAATGATCGACCCCGGCCAGAGCATTCCGCGCACGCCGCTGAACCTGAATATCGATGTTCTGGCGAATGTGATCAGCCGGATCAACTGGGACGACCCGGACTCATCGTTTGACAGCGGCAACCCGATGGATGTGGCCGAAGTGCAAGACATCACCATTCGCCAGATCCTGCTGGCAGCCGGTGGTGCCGAAGTTTCCGCCACGGGGGATGCGACGGTCGACAATTCGATGGGCTTCCCCTTTCCGACCGGGATGGTGACAATCACCGCCAAAGGCGTGCAGACGCTGGTGAACGCACTTGTGCAGATTGGCCTTGTGCCCCAGCAGCAGGCCGGTATGGCGATGGGTATGATCATGGGTTTTGCCCGCGCCGAAGGGGCCGATCATTACGTCTCGGATATCGAGTTCTCGCCCAATGGCATTACCGCCAACGGCAACGCGCTGCCCTTCTAG
- the hslU gene encoding ATP-dependent protease ATPase subunit HslU: protein MTDLTPREIVSELDRFVIGQADAKRAVAVALRNRWRRQQLADDLRDEVYPKNILMIGPTGVGKTEISRRLAKLARAPFIKVEATKFTEVGYVGRDVEQIIRDLMDSAIVMVREHMRENVRAKAHEAAENRVIEALAGDGAREQTREMFRKKLRDGLLDDTEIEVELPESASQGPAMFDIPGQPGASMGMMNLGDMLSKAMGGRTKTQKMKVKDSHEILLAVEADKLLDEEAVTREAIAAVEENGIVFLDEIDKVCARADARGGDVSREGVQRDLLPLIEGTSVSTKYGPVRSDHILFIASGAFHVAKPSDLLPELQGRLPIRVELRALSEADFVRILTETDNALTRQYTALMATENVDVTFTEDGIGALAKIAAEVNSAVENIGARRLYTVLERVFEELSYSAPDRSGESVTVDAEFVDKHLGELARNTDISRYVL, encoded by the coding sequence ATGACCGACCTGACCCCCCGCGAAATCGTTTCGGAGCTTGACCGTTTTGTCATTGGCCAGGCCGATGCCAAGCGCGCGGTAGCCGTGGCCCTGCGCAACCGCTGGCGCCGCCAGCAGCTTGCCGATGATCTGCGCGACGAGGTTTACCCGAAGAATATTCTGATGATCGGGCCAACCGGCGTGGGTAAAACCGAGATCAGCCGCCGCCTGGCGAAACTGGCGCGCGCGCCCTTCATCAAGGTCGAGGCAACAAAATTTACCGAGGTCGGCTATGTCGGCCGCGATGTGGAACAGATCATCCGCGATTTGATGGATTCAGCCATTGTCATGGTGCGCGAGCATATGCGCGAAAATGTGCGCGCCAAGGCGCATGAGGCCGCCGAAAACCGTGTGATCGAGGCACTGGCCGGCGACGGCGCGCGCGAACAGACCCGCGAGATGTTCCGCAAGAAGCTGCGCGACGGCTTGCTCGATGACACCGAGATCGAGGTTGAACTGCCCGAATCCGCCAGCCAGGGCCCGGCAATGTTCGACATTCCCGGCCAGCCCGGTGCCAGCATGGGCATGATGAACCTTGGCGATATGCTGTCCAAAGCAATGGGCGGGCGCACAAAAACCCAGAAGATGAAGGTGAAGGACAGCCACGAGATTCTGCTCGCCGTCGAGGCTGACAAGCTGCTCGACGAGGAGGCGGTGACGCGCGAGGCGATTGCTGCTGTTGAGGAAAACGGCATCGTGTTTCTGGACGAGATCGACAAGGTCTGCGCGCGTGCCGATGCGCGCGGTGGCGATGTCAGCCGCGAAGGCGTGCAGCGCGACCTGCTGCCGCTGATCGAGGGCACGAGTGTATCGACCAAATACGGCCCCGTGCGCAGCGACCATATCCTGTTCATCGCCTCGGGCGCCTTTCATGTGGCCAAACCATCCGATTTGCTGCCAGAATTGCAGGGCCGCCTGCCCATTCGGGTTGAACTGCGCGCATTGTCAGAAGCGGATTTCGTGCGCATCCTGACGGAAACCGACAATGCACTGACCCGCCAATATACCGCCCTGATGGCCACCGAAAACGTGGATGTGACCTTTACGGAAGATGGAATTGGCGCGCTCGCAAAAATCGCCGCCGAGGTAAATTCTGCCGTTGAAAACATTGGCGCACGCCGCCTTTACACGGTTTTAGAGCGTGTATTCGAGGAATTGAGCTATTCTGCCCCTGATCGCAGTGGCGAATCGGTCACTGTCGATGCAGAATTTGTGGATAAACATTTGGGAGAGTTGGCCCGCAACACCGATATCAGCCGCTATGTGCTTTAG
- the hslV gene encoding ATP-dependent protease subunit HslV encodes MQGKDAFPGWHGTTIIGVKKGGKVVLAGDGQVSLGQTVIKGSARKVRRLTPSAAPGARDVVCGFAGSTADAFTLLERLEKKLEAASGQLARAAVELAKDWRMDKYLRNLEAMLIVTDGRDLFVLTGAGDVLEPEHGIAAVGSGGNYALAAARALMDSDLDAEAIARKAMAIAAEICVYTNGNITVETIDG; translated from the coding sequence ATGCAGGGTAAAGACGCGTTTCCGGGCTGGCACGGCACCACGATCATCGGGGTGAAGAAGGGCGGCAAGGTTGTTCTGGCGGGTGACGGGCAGGTGAGCCTTGGACAGACCGTGATCAAGGGCTCGGCCCGCAAGGTGCGCAGGCTAACGCCAAGTGCTGCCCCCGGCGCGCGCGATGTGGTCTGCGGTTTTGCGGGCTCTACCGCCGATGCCTTCACCCTGCTTGAGCGGCTCGAAAAGAAGCTGGAAGCCGCCAGCGGGCAGTTGGCGCGCGCCGCCGTTGAACTCGCCAAGGATTGGCGGATGGATAAATATCTGCGCAACCTCGAAGCCATGCTGATTGTCACCGATGGCCGCGATCTGTTCGTGCTGACAGGTGCCGGCGATGTGCTGGAGCCCGAACACGGCATTGCCGCCGTTGGCTCGGGCGGGAATTACGCGCTGGCGGCGGCCCGCGCCCTGATGGACAGCGATCTGGACGCCGAGGCGATTGCCCGCAAGGCAATGGCGATTGCCGCAGAAATTTGTGTCTATACCAACGGCAATATTACAGTGGAAACCATTGATGGCTGA
- a CDS encoding class I SAM-dependent methyltransferase, with the protein MDNDRKIAAKLALLDGEIEKLAALIDRAVALIATPLNPPPAAEGAALLGDIDALESPFRRATRGLEFELRRSGNFIASPSAVHSGPLVNRVQHISRRSLRAWNALRACMARALAGDEAEIYPSWLQDMADTQVDALARAFVLVDQILNAVDQDDAAAAFGAYRDIPMLPHLYMAMMHGAMRAKAAAAHEKPLRYLDVGSGRGTTLLMAARFFPLVHGIEFDPGFHERANRLLNTEYTLNCRSILANALEFEDYDEYDIIYFYKPMSDIDLLAEMEARIVEQARPGTLLIAPYLGFFDRHEAAVSKVDWHIYLRNGAGYSGKDIRKAIPRIGPFVRHPDTAISSKVCGHWAPLVRALSARGFRPATLE; encoded by the coding sequence ATGGATAATGATCGTAAAATCGCCGCCAAACTGGCCCTTTTGGACGGTGAAATTGAAAAACTGGCCGCGCTGATCGACCGCGCCGTTGCCCTGATCGCCACCCCGCTCAACCCGCCGCCTGCCGCCGAGGGGGCCGCATTGCTTGGCGATATCGACGCGCTGGAATCGCCGTTTCGGCGCGCAACCCGTGGGCTGGAATTTGAGCTGCGCCGTAGCGGCAATTTCATCGCCTCGCCCAGCGCCGTGCATTCCGGCCCGCTGGTCAACCGCGTTCAGCATATTTCGCGCCGCAGTTTGCGCGCCTGGAATGCGCTGCGCGCCTGTATGGCCCGCGCGCTTGCCGGTGACGAGGCCGAGATCTACCCGTCATGGCTGCAAGACATGGCCGATACGCAGGTCGATGCGCTTGCCCGCGCCTTTGTGCTGGTCGACCAGATTTTGAACGCGGTCGACCAGGATGATGCCGCCGCCGCCTTTGGCGCCTATCGCGATATTCCCATGCTGCCGCATCTCTATATGGCGATGATGCATGGGGCGATGCGTGCCAAGGCCGCCGCCGCGCATGAAAAACCGCTGCGTTATCTTGATGTTGGCAGCGGGCGCGGCACAACCTTGCTGATGGCCGCGCGGTTTTTTCCGCTTGTGCATGGAATCGAGTTCGACCCCGGCTTTCACGAGCGCGCCAACCGCTTGCTGAACACCGAATATACGCTCAACTGCCGCTCGATCCTGGCCAATGCGCTGGAATTCGAGGATTACGATGAATATGACATCATCTATTTCTACAAACCCATGTCGGATATCGACCTGCTGGCCGAGATGGAGGCGCGGATTGTTGAACAGGCCCGCCCCGGCACGCTGCTGATCGCCCCCTATCTGGGGTTTTTCGACCGGCACGAGGCGGCGGTAAGCAAGGTCGACTGGCATATCTATCTGCGCAACGGGGCGGGCTATTCTGGCAAGGATATCCGCAAGGCCATCCCCCGTATCGGCCCGTTTGTGCGCCATCCGGATACCGCGATTTCCAGCAAGGTCTGCGGCCATTGGGCGCCGTTGGTGCGCGCTTTGTCCGCCCGCGGCTTCCGCCCGGCCACGCTGGAATAG